The following are encoded together in the Triticum dicoccoides isolate Atlit2015 ecotype Zavitan chromosome 6B, WEW_v2.0, whole genome shotgun sequence genome:
- the LOC119323437 gene encoding protein ROLLING AND ERECT LEAF 2-like isoform X1 codes for MGMAWSRQQGDAARAAAREHTRRCRERRRLMREVVRARRQLAASHAGYLGSLGLVASALTHFALGEPLPVSDHTPPAVLVHRPVPAPSTPPPLLRSIQPVQQDGAAAAEPPPAAARTESGVVGGEDLRVAVRHRSLAEVAAGLEEYFLRASAAGDPVSKLLEANSAEYSVHVKYSAGVPSSFFGVLCCISSSSSPSVSHDRIDSMHDRIGKRHSSTLQQLMVWEKKLYKEVKARERLQIHHDKKLTALRDQEYSRKVNVDIQKLKGAWDRARAQLATASEAAHASSAAISELRDTHLARQVLGLCHATRDMWKAMRQHHEAQGLIAQQLRGLSGRTSMDATTEIQHGATRALEAAMSAWCAALGHLAKHQRDYVAALHGWLKLTLAPTDGAPASPVAAELAAFVDRWRQALDGVHCAEVLKSIKNFAGATHALYAHQGDELRAARRVAQCTRELDRKSRMLRQVEKSHYDSYAPAGFALWNRGRHWMDHDMRQVHHAHNEVVQRKEEIDACRRKLEGEMKRHAMAIDATRSSAVAGVQRTLPAVFQAMATFSASLATALDAVCRHGSDVH; via the exons ATGGGGATGGCGTGGTCGCGCCAGCAGGGGGACGCCGCCCGCGCGGCGGCGCGGGAGCACACGAGGCGGTGCAGGGAGCGGCGCCGGCTCATGAGGGAGGTCGTGCGGGCGCGGCGCCAGCTCGCCGCCTCGCACGCCGGGTACCTCGGCTCGCTCGGCCTCGTGGCGTCCGCGCTCACCCACTTCGCGCTCGGCGAGCCGCTCCCCGTGTCCGACCACACCCCGCCCGCCGTGCTCGTGCACCGCCCGGTCCCCGCCccctccacgccgccgccgctcctccGCTCCATCCAGCCGGTGCAGCAGGACGGTGCTGCCGCTGCcgagccgcctcccgccgccgcccggaCGGAGAGCGGCGTCGTTGGCGGAGAGGACCTGCGGGTGGCGGTGAGGCACCGGAGCCTCGCGGAGGTCGCCGCGGGGCTGGAGGAGTACTTCCTCAGGGCTAGCGCTGCCGGCGACCCGGTGTCGAAACTCCTCGAGGCCAACAGCGCCGAGTACAGTg TGCATGTGAAATATTCTGCAGGTGTACCGAGCAGCTTCTTTGGCGTGCTTTGCTGcatttcgtcgtcgtcgtcgccgtctgtTTCGCACGACCGGATCGACAGCATGCACGACCGGATCGGCAAGCGGCATAGCTCTACACTGCAGCAGCTCATGGTCTGGGAGAAGAAGCTGTACAAGGAGGTGAAAGCGAGGGAGCGGCTGCAGATCCATCACGACAAGAAGCTGACGGCGCTCCGGGACCAGGAGTACAGCAGGAAGGTCAACGTGGACATCCAGAAGCTCAAGGGCGCGTGGGACAGGGCGCGCGCTCAGCTCGCCACGGCGTCCGAGGCCGCGCACGCCAGCTCCGCGGCCATCTCCGAGCTCCGGGACACCCACCTCGCGCGCCAGGTGCTGGGGCTCTGCCACGCCACGCGCGACATGTGGAAGGCCATGCGCCAGCACCACGAGGCGCAGGGCCTGATCGCGCAGCAGCTGCGCGGGCTCAGCGGCCGGACGTCCATGGACGCGACCACGGAGATCCAGCACGGGGCAACGCGGGCGCTCGAGGCCGCCATGTCGGCCTGGTGCGCCGCCCTGGGCCACCTGGCCAAGCACCAGCGCGACTACGTCGCCGCCCTGCACGGCTGGCTCAAGCTGACGCTGGCGCCGACGGACGGCGCCCCGGCCTCCCCcgtcgccgcggagctcgccgccttcGTCGACCGGTGGAGGCAGGCGCTGGACGGCGTGCACTGCGCCGAGGTGCTCAAGTCCATCAAGAACTTCGCCGGCGCCACCCACGCGCTGTACGCGCACCAGGGCGACGAGCTTCGGGCGGCGCGCCGCGTCGCGCAGTGCACCCGCGAGCTGGACCGCAAGTCCCGGATGCTGCGGCAGGTGGAGAAGAGCCACTACGACTCGTACGCGCCGGCGGGGTTCGCGCTGTGGAACCGGGGGAGGCACTGGATGGACCACGACATGCGACAGGTGCACCACGCGCACAACGAGGTGGTGCAGCGCAAGGAGGAGATCGACGCGTGCCGGAGGAAGCTCGAGGGCGAGATGAAGAGGCACGCCATGGCCATCGACGCCACCAGGTCCTCGGCGGTCGCCGGCGTGCAGAGGACGCTGCCGGCGGTGTTCCAGGCCATGGCCACGTTCtcggcgtcgcttgccaccgctctCGACGCGGTGTGCAGACATGGCAGCGATGTGCACTAG
- the LOC119323437 gene encoding protein ROLLING AND ERECT LEAF 2-like isoform X2 — MGMAWSRQQGDAARAAAREHTRRCRERRRLMREVVRARRQLAASHAGYLGSLGLVASALTHFALGEPLPVSDHTPPAVLVHRPVPAPSTPPPLLRSIQPVQQDGAAAAEPPPAAARTESGVVGGEDLRVAVRHRSLAEVAAGLEEYFLRASAAGDPVSKLLEANSAEYSGVPSSFFGVLCCISSSSSPSVSHDRIDSMHDRIGKRHSSTLQQLMVWEKKLYKEVKARERLQIHHDKKLTALRDQEYSRKVNVDIQKLKGAWDRARAQLATASEAAHASSAAISELRDTHLARQVLGLCHATRDMWKAMRQHHEAQGLIAQQLRGLSGRTSMDATTEIQHGATRALEAAMSAWCAALGHLAKHQRDYVAALHGWLKLTLAPTDGAPASPVAAELAAFVDRWRQALDGVHCAEVLKSIKNFAGATHALYAHQGDELRAARRVAQCTRELDRKSRMLRQVEKSHYDSYAPAGFALWNRGRHWMDHDMRQVHHAHNEVVQRKEEIDACRRKLEGEMKRHAMAIDATRSSAVAGVQRTLPAVFQAMATFSASLATALDAVCRHGSDVH; from the exons ATGGGGATGGCGTGGTCGCGCCAGCAGGGGGACGCCGCCCGCGCGGCGGCGCGGGAGCACACGAGGCGGTGCAGGGAGCGGCGCCGGCTCATGAGGGAGGTCGTGCGGGCGCGGCGCCAGCTCGCCGCCTCGCACGCCGGGTACCTCGGCTCGCTCGGCCTCGTGGCGTCCGCGCTCACCCACTTCGCGCTCGGCGAGCCGCTCCCCGTGTCCGACCACACCCCGCCCGCCGTGCTCGTGCACCGCCCGGTCCCCGCCccctccacgccgccgccgctcctccGCTCCATCCAGCCGGTGCAGCAGGACGGTGCTGCCGCTGCcgagccgcctcccgccgccgcccggaCGGAGAGCGGCGTCGTTGGCGGAGAGGACCTGCGGGTGGCGGTGAGGCACCGGAGCCTCGCGGAGGTCGCCGCGGGGCTGGAGGAGTACTTCCTCAGGGCTAGCGCTGCCGGCGACCCGGTGTCGAAACTCCTCGAGGCCAACAGCGCCGAGTACAGTg GTGTACCGAGCAGCTTCTTTGGCGTGCTTTGCTGcatttcgtcgtcgtcgtcgccgtctgtTTCGCACGACCGGATCGACAGCATGCACGACCGGATCGGCAAGCGGCATAGCTCTACACTGCAGCAGCTCATGGTCTGGGAGAAGAAGCTGTACAAGGAGGTGAAAGCGAGGGAGCGGCTGCAGATCCATCACGACAAGAAGCTGACGGCGCTCCGGGACCAGGAGTACAGCAGGAAGGTCAACGTGGACATCCAGAAGCTCAAGGGCGCGTGGGACAGGGCGCGCGCTCAGCTCGCCACGGCGTCCGAGGCCGCGCACGCCAGCTCCGCGGCCATCTCCGAGCTCCGGGACACCCACCTCGCGCGCCAGGTGCTGGGGCTCTGCCACGCCACGCGCGACATGTGGAAGGCCATGCGCCAGCACCACGAGGCGCAGGGCCTGATCGCGCAGCAGCTGCGCGGGCTCAGCGGCCGGACGTCCATGGACGCGACCACGGAGATCCAGCACGGGGCAACGCGGGCGCTCGAGGCCGCCATGTCGGCCTGGTGCGCCGCCCTGGGCCACCTGGCCAAGCACCAGCGCGACTACGTCGCCGCCCTGCACGGCTGGCTCAAGCTGACGCTGGCGCCGACGGACGGCGCCCCGGCCTCCCCcgtcgccgcggagctcgccgccttcGTCGACCGGTGGAGGCAGGCGCTGGACGGCGTGCACTGCGCCGAGGTGCTCAAGTCCATCAAGAACTTCGCCGGCGCCACCCACGCGCTGTACGCGCACCAGGGCGACGAGCTTCGGGCGGCGCGCCGCGTCGCGCAGTGCACCCGCGAGCTGGACCGCAAGTCCCGGATGCTGCGGCAGGTGGAGAAGAGCCACTACGACTCGTACGCGCCGGCGGGGTTCGCGCTGTGGAACCGGGGGAGGCACTGGATGGACCACGACATGCGACAGGTGCACCACGCGCACAACGAGGTGGTGCAGCGCAAGGAGGAGATCGACGCGTGCCGGAGGAAGCTCGAGGGCGAGATGAAGAGGCACGCCATGGCCATCGACGCCACCAGGTCCTCGGCGGTCGCCGGCGTGCAGAGGACGCTGCCGGCGGTGTTCCAGGCCATGGCCACGTTCtcggcgtcgcttgccaccgctctCGACGCGGTGTGCAGACATGGCAGCGATGTGCACTAG
- the LOC119323438 gene encoding uncharacterized protein LOC119323438, translating into MPPRPKTEKTGLRRRRREDALHHVVHTAAEVGVDDVALAQHAVEVDPNAETQAGRGLDAPPPDLVVGGHAELGVDDGALVEHGVEVDPDAETQAELGLEVPAHAELVVGDATRGTQGMGPDLGALLHKVEALMNDVDALVDAVAAFVDRVAGMNGMEEEDGFAALLDAVVEFVGRVARVRAMKERFARPRSTGSVGNGFPRPRWMLALDEEEVIITPEMLGSCTRPGLDAMMNYMKRRLEAIEKKKQKEEM; encoded by the exons ATGCCGCCGCGACCGAAGACGGAGAAAACGGggcttcgccgccgccggcgagaGGATGCGCTGCATCACGTCGTCCATACTGCGGCGGAGGTAGGCGTGGACGACGTGGCGCTGGCGCAGCACGCCGTCGAGGTCGATCCTAACGCGGAGACCCAGGCGGGGCGGGGCTTGGATGCGCCGCCGCCCGACCTCGTCGTTGGTGGGCACGCAGAGCTCGGCGTCGACGATGGGGCGCTCGTCGAGCATGGCGTCGAGGTCGATCCTGACGCGGAGACCCAGGCGGAGCTCGGCTTGGAGGTGCCAGCGCACGCAGAGCTCGTCGTTGGTGATGCGACTCGGGGTACTCAG GGCATGGGTCCGGACCTTGGCGCGCTGCTGCACAAGGTGGAGGCTCTCATGAACGACGTTGATGCGCTCGTCGACGCGGTCGCGGCGTTCGTCGACCGGGTCGCGGGTATGAACggcatggaggaggaggatggcttCGCTGCGTTGCTTGACGCGGTCGTGGAGTTCGTCGGCCGGGTCGCGCGTGTCCGTGCCATGAAGGAGCGCTTCGCTCGGCCAAGATCGACAGGGTCTGTGGGCAATGGCTTTCCTCGGCCAAGATGGATGTTGGCCTTGGATGAAGAAGAAGTGATAATAACACCTGAAATGCTAGGTTCGTGCACGCGCCCTGGTCTTGATGCAATGATGAACTATATGAAGAGGCGGCTGGAAGCAattgaaaagaaaaaacaaaaggaagagatgTGA